Proteins from a genomic interval of Oncorhynchus clarkii lewisi isolate Uvic-CL-2024 chromosome 15, UVic_Ocla_1.0, whole genome shotgun sequence:
- the LOC139366692 gene encoding uncharacterized protein: MVTCGTLVKIWTLAVVIAALGWTGTVDAEKLVSCCKTVSRTEVNDPITGYWIQNYNAPCVRAVIFETKKGLFCSYHKQPWVRRKIHQFEMARLSSTFLSLSIPNSLTSTSTPTTTSLPSSPPSINSSPPSLTSTSTSLTSSPSSSPPSLTSTPTFLPSSPLSVFSSLSPRSSSSPSVPSSPPSLSSSPSYLLSSLFPASSSPPSISSSPPSFSSPRHRESTKNASTQQSTSNQ; encoded by the exons ATGGTGACCTGTGGAACTCTGGTGAAGATCTGGACATTAGCCGTCGTCATAGCAGCACTGGGCTGGACTGGGACAG TAGATGCAGAAAAGCTGGTGTCGTGCTGTAAGACAGTGTCTAGGACAGAGGTGAACGATCCCATCACAGGCTACTGGATTCAGAACTATAACGCTCCTTGTGTACGGGCCGTCAT CTTTGAGACGAAGAAGGGTCTGTTCTGTAGTTACCATAAACAACCCTGGGTACGCCGCAAGATTCATCAGTTTGA AATGGCCCGTCTGAGCTCAacatttctctcgctctccattcCAAACtctctcacctccacctccacccctaccactacctccttaccctcctctccaccctccatcaactcctctcctccctctctcacttccaCCAGTACCTCCttaacctcctctccctcctcctctcctccctctctcacctccacccctaccttcttaccctcctctcctctttctgttttctcctctctttcccctcgttcctcctcttctccatccgtaccttcctctcctccctctctttcctcctctccttcctatctcctctcctctcttttccctgcctcctcctctcctccctctatctcttcctctcctccctctttctcctccccccgTCATCGGGAATCGACCAAGAATGCCTCAACTCAGCAGTCAACATCCAACCAATAG
- the LOC139366799 gene encoding hepatitis A virus cellular receptor 1-like, translating into MRRELGWTGTVDAEKLVSCCKTVSRTEVNDPITGYWIQNYNAPCVRAVIFETKKGLFCSYHKQPWVRRKIHQFEMARLSSTFPSLSLPPSLTSTSTPTTTSLPSSPTSLPSSLPSLTSTSTPTTSLPSSLPSLTSTSTPYHYLLTLLSALSHLHLHPIPLPPYPPLCPLSPPPPPHTTTSLPSSPPSLTSTSTPYHYLLTLLSTDSSPRLPDQSVDLRPVSVV; encoded by the exons atgcggcgtg agctggGCTGGACTGGGACAG TAGATGCAGAAAAGCTGGTGTCGTGCTGTAAGACAGTGTCTAGGACAGAGGTGAACGATCCCATCACAGGCTACTGGATTCAGAACTATAACGCTCCTTGTGTACGGGCCGTCAT CTTTGAGACGAAGAAGGGTCTGTTCTGTAGTTACCATAAACAACCCTGGGTACGCCGCAAGATTCATCAGTTTGA AATGGCCCGTCTGAGCTCAACATTTCCCTCGCTCTCCCTTCCGccctctctcacctccacctccacccctaccactacctccttaccctcctctc CTACCTCCTtaccctcctctctgccctctctcacctccacctccacccc CACTACCTCCTtaccctcctctctgccctctctcacctccacctccaccccatacCACTACCTCCTtaccctcctctctgccctctctcacctccacctccaccccatacCACTACCTCCTtaccctcctctctgccctctctcacctccacctccaccccatacCACTACCTCCTTACCCTCCTCTCCGccctctctcacctccacctccaccccatacCACTACCTCCTTACCCTCCTCTCC ACAGACTCATCGCCACGGTTACCAGACCAATCAGTAGACCTCCGACCCGTCTCCGTAGTTTAG